From Ignavibacteria bacterium, the proteins below share one genomic window:
- a CDS encoding DUF2723 domain-containing protein translates to MTILSWVKSYSSNFMKNILSKFAVELSTLFVFCVYLLTMANGVVHLDSGELAAAASTLGIAHPTGYPLFTILGFIFTKVFFFFPKIMSLNLMASILTAIGYYLLVKMLILCFSKFNYTKISAKSKKRKQPIVGEIDSDLISILSISAGLIIAFSKTFWMQSTSVEVYSLHLALIIPTIYFFLKAIDTEVKLDSTPTLKLFKNKYWLLFPIFLGLSFTNHMTTLLILPAIAVMYFQKFGFNSNSIRRILFLLIPFFAALFVYLYLPISASANPEINWGNPIDFERFKRHVMGWQYQSWIFSSTESASKQLKYFFENLPSEFGYVGLLFAAIGLFTVKYYRRILLFASVLFVTCVLYSINYDIADIDSYFLLAYAASGFFVFAGLKFVHDKFSESNIKIKHKWLLVIPIIVLFINFTKVYQKDNVQFEEYSKSVLESVEPNAIVISYLWDFFVSPSYYLQHVDNFRKDVAVIDKELVRRTWYFNQIKRNFPEIYENSKHEIEAFLPELMKFERNEKYDAQLLQKYFEMILTGFVTKNINHHPIYLSSEMVTNDLGNGQFKLPDSLTVVPDLFLFKVTASKDYHPIENSDYKINFKDDDSYYTSTLRNLTAIVHVNRALYEKNFGKLNDAKKYVELALKADPKINIPNQLSELLN, encoded by the coding sequence ATGACAATATTAAGTTGGGTAAAATCTTATTCAAGTAATTTTATGAAAAACATTCTATCGAAATTTGCAGTTGAATTAAGCACCTTATTTGTTTTCTGTGTTTATCTTTTAACAATGGCAAATGGTGTAGTTCATCTCGATTCGGGTGAACTTGCAGCTGCAGCTTCAACTTTGGGCATAGCTCATCCGACAGGCTACCCGTTATTTACAATACTCGGATTCATCTTCACAAAAGTATTTTTCTTTTTTCCGAAAATTATGTCGCTGAATTTGATGGCATCGATTTTAACTGCAATCGGTTATTATCTCCTGGTGAAGATGCTAATTTTATGTTTCAGTAAATTCAATTACACAAAAATATCAGCCAAAAGTAAAAAGAGGAAACAACCTATCGTGGGTGAAATTGATTCTGATTTGATTTCAATCCTTTCAATTTCAGCAGGACTTATCATCGCATTCTCAAAAACATTTTGGATGCAGAGTACATCTGTGGAAGTTTATTCGCTGCACCTAGCATTGATAATTCCAACAATCTATTTTTTCCTCAAAGCTATCGATACCGAAGTTAAACTTGATTCAACACCAACATTGAAATTATTTAAAAATAAATATTGGCTTCTCTTTCCCATATTTCTGGGATTAAGTTTTACGAATCACATGACAACATTACTTATTTTACCAGCAATTGCAGTTATGTATTTTCAGAAATTTGGATTCAACTCAAATTCAATCCGAAGGATTTTATTTTTGCTCATTCCATTCTTCGCTGCGCTTTTCGTTTATCTTTATTTACCGATTTCCGCATCTGCTAATCCAGAAATCAATTGGGGGAATCCAATTGACTTCGAAAGATTCAAACGTCATGTTATGGGCTGGCAATACCAATCGTGGATTTTCTCCTCCACCGAATCTGCATCAAAACAGCTAAAGTATTTTTTTGAAAATCTACCGAGTGAATTTGGATATGTCGGTTTGTTATTTGCCGCAATCGGACTTTTCACAGTAAAATATTATAGGAGGATTTTGTTATTCGCTTCAGTTTTATTTGTCACTTGCGTCCTTTACTCTATAAATTATGATATAGCAGATATAGATTCATATTTTCTTTTAGCTTATGCGGCAAGCGGATTTTTTGTATTTGCCGGCTTGAAATTTGTTCATGACAAATTCTCCGAATCGAATATAAAAATAAAACATAAATGGCTATTGGTTATTCCGATCATTGTGTTATTTATCAATTTCACAAAAGTATATCAGAAAGATAATGTTCAATTCGAAGAATATTCTAAGAGTGTACTCGAAAGTGTCGAGCCGAATGCAATCGTAATTTCTTATCTCTGGGATTTCTTTGTCTCACCATCTTATTACTTGCAGCATGTTGATAATTTTAGAAAAGATGTCGCTGTTATCGATAAAGAGTTAGTTCGAAGAACTTGGTACTTTAATCAAATAAAAAGAAACTTTCCTGAGATTTATGAAAATTCAAAACATGAGATTGAAGCATTCCTTCCAGAGTTAATGAAATTCGAACGAAACGAAAAGTATGACGCTCAACTTCTTCAAAAATATTTTGAAATGATCCTGACTGGTTTTGTTACAAAGAACATTAATCACCATCCGATCTACTTATCCTCAGAAATGGTAACAAACGATCTGGGGAATGGACAGTTCAAACTACCAGATTCATTAACTGTTGTCCCCGATTTATTTCTTTTTAAGGTAACTGCATCAAAGGATTATCATCCAATTGAAAATTCTGATTACAAAATCAATTTTAAAGATGATGACAGCTACTACACTTCAACTTTAAGAAACTTGACTGCAATTGTTCATGTCAATCGAGCTTTGTATGAAAAGAATTTTGGGAAATTGAACGATGCCAAAAAATATGTTGAACTCGCCTTAAAAGCTGATCCAAAAATTAACATCCCGAATCAGTTGAGTGAATTGTTAAATTAA
- a CDS encoding DUF4837 family protein, producing the protein MFIILDKNMKKILIAFLLVTAAFSINIYLSGCEPHLKPAIGKEDEIFVLADSTQWEHYYEILSPIFEKEIITPQPEMMFNLKRIDFSELNKFKNRKNLLIVATLSNGDKVSEYVKSILDSASYQLVISGNEFAVKKKDVWSKDQVLVIMASNTIEELRIRAFKNSDNLLYYFQKASDDRVMNNLYNPKYERKELEAKYLNDYGWMLYIQADFVEAINNPKEKFVWLRRSPDTDMERWMFVHWIDSVNADLLNNEFIVQTRNSVTQKFYKTMDDKAFVEIAQENISHSEFNLNGKYAIFSQGLWRMNDFSMGGPFVNYTFYDEANKRIYMLDGSVFSPRYEKKSLIQQVDVNLRTFRTKAELPKEKKNELFELLEK; encoded by the coding sequence ACCGCTGCCTTTTCAATAAATATTTATTTGAGCGGATGCGAACCTCACTTAAAACCCGCAATTGGGAAGGAGGATGAAATTTTTGTCCTGGCTGATTCAACTCAGTGGGAACATTACTATGAGATTCTTTCGCCAATTTTCGAAAAGGAGATAATCACACCGCAGCCGGAAATGATGTTCAACTTGAAGCGAATTGACTTCAGTGAATTGAATAAGTTTAAAAACCGAAAAAATTTATTAATAGTCGCAACTCTTTCTAATGGAGATAAAGTCAGCGAATATGTGAAATCGATTCTAGATAGTGCATCGTATCAATTAGTTATAAGCGGGAATGAGTTTGCAGTTAAGAAAAAAGATGTCTGGTCGAAAGATCAAGTCTTGGTGATTATGGCTTCGAACACAATTGAAGAACTAAGAATAAGGGCATTTAAAAACAGCGATAACTTGCTCTATTATTTTCAAAAGGCATCTGATGATAGAGTGATGAATAATCTCTACAATCCAAAATACGAGCGTAAAGAACTTGAAGCGAAATATTTGAATGATTACGGCTGGATGCTTTACATTCAAGCAGACTTTGTTGAAGCAATAAATAATCCGAAAGAAAAGTTTGTATGGCTGAGACGCTCACCGGATACTGACATGGAGCGTTGGATGTTCGTTCATTGGATCGATTCTGTAAATGCCGATTTGCTTAACAATGAATTTATCGTCCAAACTCGTAATTCAGTTACACAAAAATTTTACAAAACAATGGATGATAAAGCTTTTGTAGAAATCGCACAGGAAAATATCTCACACAGCGAATTCAATTTGAATGGCAAATATGCGATTTTCTCTCAAGGACTTTGGCGAATGAATGATTTTAGTATGGGCGGTCCATTTGTGAACTACACATTTTATGATGAAGCAAATAAACGGATCTATATGCTTGATGGTTCAGTTTTTTCGCCGCGATACGAGAAAAAATCACTCATCCAACAAGTAGATGTTAATTTGAGAACATTCAGAACTAAAGCAGAACTTCCAAAGGAAAAGAAAAACGAACTCTTTGAATTGTTAGAGAAATAA